One Paraburkholderia kururiensis DNA window includes the following coding sequences:
- a CDS encoding response regulator, whose product MRILLVEDDRMIAEGVRKALRGEGFAVDWVQDGEAALSAVSGEPYDLLLLDLGLPKRDGLDVLRTLRARGNALPVLIVTARDAVADRVKGLDAGADDYLIKPFDLDELGARMRALIRRQSGRSESVIRHGTLTLDPAAHQVTLDGAPVALSAREFALLEALLARPGAVLSKSQLEEKMYGWGEEIGSNTVEVYIHALRKKLGADLIRNVRGLGYMIAKD is encoded by the coding sequence ATGCGCATATTGCTAGTGGAAGACGACCGCATGATCGCCGAGGGCGTGCGCAAGGCGTTGCGCGGCGAAGGCTTCGCGGTCGACTGGGTGCAGGACGGCGAGGCCGCGCTTTCGGCCGTATCGGGCGAGCCTTACGATCTTCTGCTGCTCGATCTGGGCCTGCCGAAGCGCGACGGGCTCGACGTGCTGCGCACCCTGCGCGCCCGGGGCAACGCGTTGCCGGTGTTGATCGTGACGGCGCGCGACGCGGTAGCCGACCGCGTGAAGGGCCTCGACGCCGGCGCCGACGACTATCTGATCAAGCCCTTCGATCTGGACGAACTCGGGGCGCGGATGCGCGCGCTGATCCGGCGGCAGTCGGGTCGTTCCGAGTCCGTGATCCGGCATGGCACGCTCACGCTCGACCCGGCCGCGCACCAGGTGACGCTAGACGGCGCGCCCGTTGCGCTTTCCGCGCGCGAGTTCGCGCTGCTCGAGGCGCTGCTGGCACGCCCGGGCGCCGTGCTCTCGAAGAGCCAGCTCGAAGAGAAGATGTACGGCTGGGGCGAAGAGATCGGCAGCAACACCGTCGAGGTCTACATCCATGCCTTGCGCAAGAAGCTTGGCGCCGACCTGATCCGCAACGTGCGCGGCCTCGGCTACATGATCGCGAAGGACTGA
- a CDS encoding sterol desaturase family protein, whose amino-acid sequence MRFDAELLLLAMAPVFVGCIGWEAWHLSRTRPGSGIYSWRDTLCNAALALMHQAADKVAWLFVIPVYAFFYAHVRLFTLEAGWASFVLLFVAQDLLYYVFHRASHRVRWLWAAHVVHHSSERLNLSTAFRQSLMYPVAGMWAFWIPLAVLGFPPSQIVAIVLVNLAFQFFVHTQAVGKLGWLEYVFNTPSIHRVHHARNDRYIDRNYAGVLVIWDRLFGSYVAEDPAEPPVYGIVEPLHTYNPLKATFHEWASMFADAARMKGWRNRLKALFAPPAWAAQWHAARDVAQEQANAATGISSGAAGSGTKAGTVRNA is encoded by the coding sequence ATGCGGTTCGATGCCGAATTGCTTCTGCTCGCCATGGCGCCCGTCTTCGTGGGCTGCATCGGCTGGGAAGCCTGGCATCTGTCGCGCACGCGGCCGGGTAGCGGCATCTACAGCTGGCGCGACACGCTCTGCAACGCCGCGCTCGCGCTCATGCACCAGGCCGCCGACAAGGTGGCGTGGCTCTTCGTCATCCCCGTCTACGCGTTTTTCTACGCACATGTCAGGCTGTTCACGCTGGAGGCCGGCTGGGCTTCGTTCGTGCTGCTCTTCGTCGCTCAGGACCTGCTCTATTACGTGTTCCACCGCGCGAGCCATCGTGTGCGCTGGCTGTGGGCCGCGCACGTCGTGCATCACTCATCAGAGCGCCTCAACCTCTCCACCGCGTTCCGTCAGAGCCTGATGTACCCCGTCGCGGGCATGTGGGCATTCTGGATTCCGCTCGCGGTGCTCGGCTTCCCCCCATCGCAGATCGTCGCGATCGTGCTCGTCAATCTCGCGTTCCAGTTCTTCGTGCACACGCAGGCCGTCGGCAAGCTGGGCTGGCTCGAATACGTCTTCAATACGCCGTCGATTCATCGTGTCCACCACGCGCGCAACGACCGTTACATCGATCGCAACTACGCGGGCGTGCTCGTGATCTGGGACCGCCTGTTCGGCAGCTATGTGGCCGAAGATCCGGCGGAGCCGCCGGTCTACGGCATCGTCGAACCGCTCCACACGTACAACCCGCTCAAGGCGACGTTCCACGAATGGGCGTCGATGTTCGCGGATGCAGCGCGCATGAAGGGCTGGCGCAATCGCCTCAAGGCCCTGTTCGCGCCGCCTGCCTGGGCGGCACAATGGCATGCGGCGCGCGATGTCGCGCAGGAACAGGCGAACGCCGCAACAGGCATCTCGAGCGGAGCAGCGGGTTCGGGCACGAAAGCCGGCACCGTGCGCAACGCGTGA
- the dacB gene encoding D-alanyl-D-alanine carboxypeptidase/D-alanyl-D-alanine-endopeptidase, which translates to MPLARLASLVVLSARRVLRHDSPPPAQARSAASQPRTQREPLAARAQACTTLLAACATCASFLAATPADARLAKARHPSVNVSTVLPPSVMVGLERARVPLSSISVVIEKVGNRTPVVALNAAEPMMPASTMKLVTTWSGLSILGPDYRWRTSAYADGEVDANGVLHGSLYIQGTGDPKLVPEELIDLVQKIHKAGINGIDGALVLDKRFFDASTRDLPPFDDDATAPYNVGPDPLLYAFKSLSFTLTPSPDGTVAVDVLPALAQLQIDDRLRATRGPCTGAASALAPSVEPETNGTVAATFAGDYPLRCGARTINVAVLDHSAFFAGGFLALWRQTGGTFTGPDGGAGAIREGAVPAGARLVATHEGPMLADIVRDINKFSNNVMARNLFLTIGAVTNKPPATPEKSARAIAAFLRRSGLDMPDLAMQNGSGLSRDEHISALSMANLLQAANASPVAQPFVESLPVAGVDGTMRHRLTDLPVGGNAHIKTGTLRDVRAIAGYVAAADGETYVVVSLINDPHSEAARAAHDALLEWVYQGMPQTTSVDVTEHAKRRKAPVRTAPRRGAH; encoded by the coding sequence ATGCCGCTCGCCCGCCTTGCCTCGCTCGTCGTCCTGTCTGCGCGCCGTGTGCTTCGCCATGACTCGCCACCACCCGCGCAGGCCCGTAGCGCTGCAAGTCAGCCGCGAACGCAACGCGAGCCGCTCGCGGCCCGCGCCCAGGCCTGCACGACGCTGCTCGCCGCGTGCGCGACTTGCGCGAGCTTCCTCGCCGCGACGCCTGCCGACGCGCGTCTCGCGAAGGCGAGGCATCCTTCGGTCAACGTCTCGACGGTGTTGCCGCCCTCGGTCATGGTCGGACTCGAGCGCGCCCGCGTGCCGCTCTCGTCCATCAGCGTCGTGATCGAGAAAGTGGGCAACCGCACGCCGGTCGTGGCGCTCAACGCGGCCGAACCGATGATGCCCGCCTCCACCATGAAACTCGTCACGACGTGGTCGGGCCTCTCGATTCTCGGCCCCGACTACCGCTGGCGTACGAGCGCCTACGCCGACGGTGAAGTCGACGCGAACGGCGTGCTGCACGGCAGCCTCTACATCCAGGGCACCGGCGACCCGAAGCTCGTGCCGGAAGAACTGATCGATCTCGTGCAGAAGATCCACAAGGCCGGTATCAACGGCATCGACGGCGCGCTCGTGCTCGACAAGCGTTTCTTCGACGCCTCCACGCGCGACCTGCCGCCCTTCGACGACGACGCCACGGCGCCCTACAACGTGGGCCCCGATCCGCTGCTCTACGCGTTCAAGTCGCTCTCGTTCACGCTGACGCCGTCGCCGGACGGCACCGTGGCCGTCGATGTACTGCCGGCCCTCGCGCAACTGCAGATCGACGACCGTCTGCGCGCTACGCGCGGCCCTTGCACGGGCGCCGCGTCGGCACTGGCGCCTTCCGTCGAGCCGGAGACCAACGGCACCGTGGCCGCCACCTTCGCCGGGGACTATCCGCTGCGCTGCGGCGCGCGCACGATCAACGTCGCGGTGCTCGATCACTCGGCGTTCTTCGCGGGCGGTTTTCTCGCCTTGTGGCGGCAGACGGGCGGCACGTTCACCGGACCGGACGGCGGCGCCGGCGCCATCCGCGAAGGCGCGGTGCCCGCGGGCGCGCGGCTCGTCGCCACGCACGAAGGTCCCATGCTCGCGGACATCGTTCGCGACATCAACAAGTTCAGCAACAACGTGATGGCGCGCAACCTGTTTCTCACCATCGGCGCGGTGACGAACAAACCGCCCGCCACGCCGGAGAAGTCGGCGCGCGCCATCGCGGCCTTCCTGCGGCGCAGCGGCCTCGACATGCCGGATCTCGCGATGCAGAACGGCTCGGGGTTGTCTCGCGACGAGCACATCAGTGCGCTCTCGATGGCCAATCTGCTGCAGGCCGCCAATGCGAGCCCCGTGGCGCAGCCGTTCGTCGAATCCCTGCCCGTGGCAGGCGTGGACGGCACCATGCGGCACCGCCTCACGGACCTGCCCGTGGGCGGCAACGCGCACATCAAGACCGGCACGCTGCGCGACGTACGCGCCATTGCGGGCTACGTAGCGGCCGCGGACGGCGAAACGTACGTGGTCGTCAGCCTCATCAACGATCCGCACTCCGAAGCGGCGCGCGCCGCTCACGACGCGCTGCTCGAATGGGTCTACCAGGGTATGCCGCAGACCACGTCCGTCGATGTGACCGAACACGCGAAGCGCCGCAAGGCGCCTGTTCGAACCGCTCCGCGGCGTGGCGCGCACTAG
- a CDS encoding ATP-binding protein yields MHSIRRQLLFWLLALVVAGVGAAGWLIYRQALAEANELFDYQLQEIAAALPSEPFSQILGSRDTGDEGIVLQIWNRNGVLMYYSHPRAPLAPRAELGFSTERTDRGDWRVYGAIVGDNVVQLAQPISVRNRLAANVALRTLWPLIVLLPFLGLAVWTVVGRGLAPLARVTRALGTRHPEALDPLPEGRLPHEVQPLVRALNALLERLAQALDTQRAFVADAAHELRTPLAAVQIQAQLVARAKDDETRRESLADLQAGVTRATRLAEQLLALARSEPDNRAVAQSTVDLHGLLDDCVAAYAPLAQQRGVDLGIEDSVPATVNGNAEALRVMFNNLLDNATKYTPAGGRVDVSLRLADGHPVVCIADSGPGIPAEERPRVFDRFYRVGAGESRARTDVSGSGLGLAIVRRIASQHDAEITLGDSPAGGLLVTVRF; encoded by the coding sequence ATGCATTCGATTCGCCGTCAATTGCTGTTCTGGCTGCTCGCGCTCGTAGTGGCCGGGGTGGGCGCCGCAGGCTGGCTGATTTACCGCCAGGCGCTTGCCGAAGCCAACGAGCTGTTCGACTACCAGTTGCAGGAGATTGCGGCCGCGTTGCCGTCCGAGCCGTTCTCGCAGATTCTCGGTTCGCGCGACACCGGCGACGAGGGCATCGTGCTGCAGATCTGGAATCGCAACGGCGTGCTCATGTACTACTCGCATCCGCGTGCGCCGCTTGCGCCGCGCGCCGAGCTCGGCTTCTCGACCGAGCGCACCGATCGCGGCGACTGGCGCGTGTATGGCGCGATCGTCGGGGACAACGTGGTGCAGCTTGCGCAGCCCATCTCGGTGCGCAACCGGCTTGCCGCGAACGTGGCGCTGCGTACGCTGTGGCCGCTCATCGTGTTGCTGCCGTTTCTGGGCCTCGCAGTGTGGACGGTGGTGGGGCGCGGCCTGGCACCGCTCGCACGCGTGACGCGCGCGCTCGGAACGCGTCATCCGGAAGCGCTCGATCCCTTGCCCGAGGGGCGTTTGCCGCACGAAGTGCAGCCGCTCGTGCGCGCGCTCAACGCCTTGCTCGAACGGCTCGCCCAGGCGCTGGATACGCAACGCGCTTTCGTCGCCGATGCGGCCCACGAACTGCGCACGCCGCTTGCCGCCGTGCAGATTCAGGCGCAACTGGTTGCGCGCGCAAAGGACGACGAAACGCGCCGCGAATCGCTGGCGGACCTGCAGGCGGGCGTGACGCGGGCCACGCGGCTCGCGGAACAACTGCTCGCGCTGGCCCGCTCCGAGCCCGACAATCGCGCGGTGGCGCAGAGCACGGTCGACCTGCATGGCTTGCTCGACGACTGCGTGGCCGCGTATGCGCCGCTTGCGCAGCAGCGCGGCGTGGACCTCGGCATCGAAGACAGCGTGCCGGCCACCGTCAACGGCAATGCGGAAGCGCTGCGCGTCATGTTCAACAATCTGCTCGACAACGCGACCAAATACACACCGGCCGGCGGGCGCGTGGACGTGAGCCTACGCCTTGCCGATGGCCATCCTGTCGTGTGTATCGCCGATAGCGGGCCCGGCATTCCCGCCGAAGAGCGGCCCCGCGTGTTCGACCGTTTCTATCGCGTGGGCGCCGGCGAGTCGCGTGCGCGCACCGACGTGTCGGGCAGCGGCCTCGGTCTTGCCATCGTGCGGCGCATTGCGAGCCAGCACGACGCCGAGATCACGCTCGGCGACTCTCCCGCAGGCGGCCTGCTCGTGACCGTGCGGTTCTGA
- a CDS encoding SGNH/GDSL hydrolase family protein, whose translation MNHKTIQPQKRASRARFAKAAIASAAFALLAACGGGGGGSSSSSSGPAGGVTLQVVSFGDSLSDVGTYSPVIALDFGGGRFTTNPGEIWTQKVAEYYGGTLTPAYLGGFGQPLQASTGLGYAQGGSRVTDPNGIGHAPAGQPDYAQATTVPIVTQVQEYLTAHTSFNSGQLVLLNGGANDIFYQAGVVQAAVAAGQSQSTAVQQAVTAVGLAATQFVQNVVAPVLAAGATHVVVSNVPDIAQTPQGLSGGAATQQLFAGLVTAYNQTLAGTLQATGLMSKVIFVQADQWQDGIQANYQANGFTVSNTGTACNLTAMATNAAKYGVSNPQAFASSLFCSPQTYTVAGADQTYMYADTVHPTTHLHALFAQQVEKQIAASGLGK comes from the coding sequence ATGAACCACAAGACAATTCAGCCGCAAAAACGGGCCAGCCGCGCACGCTTCGCGAAAGCCGCCATCGCCAGTGCCGCATTCGCACTGCTTGCCGCCTGCGGGGGTGGAGGCGGCGGCAGCAGTTCGTCGTCGTCCGGACCGGCGGGCGGCGTCACGCTTCAGGTCGTATCGTTCGGCGACAGCCTCTCCGACGTCGGCACGTATTCGCCCGTGATCGCGCTCGACTTCGGCGGCGGCCGCTTCACGACGAACCCCGGCGAAATCTGGACGCAGAAAGTCGCCGAGTACTACGGCGGCACGCTCACGCCGGCCTACCTGGGCGGCTTCGGCCAGCCGCTGCAGGCATCCACCGGCCTTGGCTACGCGCAGGGCGGCTCGCGCGTGACGGACCCGAACGGCATCGGCCACGCGCCCGCGGGCCAGCCCGACTATGCACAGGCCACCACGGTGCCGATCGTCACGCAGGTTCAGGAGTACCTCACGGCGCACACGAGCTTCAACTCGGGGCAGCTCGTGCTGCTGAACGGCGGCGCCAACGACATCTTCTACCAGGCCGGCGTCGTGCAGGCCGCCGTTGCTGCGGGCCAGAGCCAGTCCACCGCGGTCCAGCAGGCCGTGACCGCCGTCGGACTCGCGGCCACGCAGTTCGTGCAGAACGTCGTGGCGCCGGTGCTCGCCGCGGGGGCCACGCACGTGGTGGTCTCGAACGTGCCGGACATCGCGCAAACGCCGCAGGGCCTCTCGGGCGGCGCGGCGACCCAGCAACTCTTCGCCGGCCTCGTGACCGCGTACAACCAGACGCTCGCGGGCACGCTGCAGGCAACCGGGCTGATGAGCAAGGTGATCTTCGTGCAGGCCGACCAGTGGCAGGACGGCATTCAGGCCAACTATCAGGCCAACGGCTTCACGGTGTCGAACACCGGCACGGCCTGTAACCTGACCGCAATGGCCACGAATGCCGCGAAGTACGGCGTGAGCAATCCGCAGGCGTTCGCTTCGTCGTTGTTCTGCTCGCCGCAGACCTACACCGTCGCCGGCGCGGATCAGACCTACATGTACGCGGACACGGTCCACCCGACCACGCACCTGCACGCGCTCTTCGCGCAGCAGGTCGAGAAGCAGATCGCGGCATCGGGACTCGGCAAGTAA
- a CDS encoding L-threonylcarbamoyladenylate synthase codes for MPDRDKPAASAGTRSAEPAVSREAIEHAAWLLDAGQLVAFPTETVYGLGADAQNPEAVARIYAAKGRPANHPVIVHLPPGGDPAFWVESLPADAQKLIDAFWPGPLTLILKRAAHIPAAVSGGQDSVGLRCPSHPVAQALLTAFSARRHGHGGVAAPSANRFGHVSPTTAQHVREEFGDSVYVLDGGASDVGIESTILDLSRGFPALLRPGRVTPQEIADVLGEAPRLPDGSDATAPRASGTLKAHYAPRTPLVLLPFDALEALLAQRTVDEPVALVARASRAGAWATAAGVHFVAAPEDPHAYARELYGLLRALDRANVARILVEKLPDTIEWIAVNDRLGRAAAAFDARE; via the coding sequence ATGCCGGACCGAGACAAGCCAGCCGCTTCTGCCGGGACGCGCTCTGCGGAACCCGCCGTCAGTCGCGAGGCGATCGAACACGCCGCGTGGTTGCTCGACGCGGGGCAACTCGTCGCGTTTCCCACGGAGACGGTGTACGGCCTCGGCGCCGACGCGCAGAACCCCGAGGCCGTCGCGCGCATTTACGCGGCGAAAGGGCGGCCGGCCAATCATCCGGTGATCGTGCATCTGCCGCCGGGCGGCGACCCCGCATTCTGGGTGGAGTCGTTGCCCGCGGACGCGCAGAAGTTGATCGACGCATTCTGGCCCGGCCCGCTCACGCTGATCCTCAAGCGCGCCGCGCACATTCCGGCCGCGGTCAGCGGCGGTCAGGATTCGGTGGGGCTGCGTTGTCCTTCGCATCCGGTTGCGCAGGCGCTGCTCACGGCGTTCTCGGCGCGCAGGCACGGGCATGGCGGCGTAGCGGCGCCGTCGGCCAACCGCTTCGGTCACGTAAGTCCTACTACCGCGCAGCACGTGCGCGAAGAATTCGGCGATAGCGTCTACGTGCTGGACGGCGGTGCGTCGGACGTGGGGATCGAATCGACCATCCTCGATCTCTCGCGCGGCTTCCCGGCGCTGCTGCGTCCCGGACGCGTCACGCCGCAGGAGATCGCCGACGTGCTGGGCGAAGCGCCACGTTTGCCCGACGGTTCGGATGCCACGGCGCCACGCGCCTCGGGCACGCTCAAGGCGCACTACGCGCCGCGCACGCCGCTCGTGCTGCTGCCCTTCGACGCGCTCGAAGCGCTGCTCGCGCAGCGAACTGTGGACGAACCCGTTGCGCTGGTGGCCCGCGCGTCCCGCGCAGGCGCGTGGGCGACGGCCGCAGGCGTGCATTTCGTGGCGGCGCCCGAGGACCCGCATGCCTACGCTCGGGAACTGTACGGCTTGTTGCGGGCGCTGGACCGCGCCAACGTTGCGCGCATCCTCGTCGAGAAGCTGCCCGACACCATCGAATGGATTGCCGTGAACGATCGACTGGGACGCGCCGCGGCGGCGTTTGACGCGCGGGAATAA